A section of the Ciceribacter thiooxidans genome encodes:
- the gatA gene encoding Asp-tRNA(Asn)/Glu-tRNA(Gln) amidotransferase subunit GatA, whose product MSELTSLTIAEARAKLAAKEFKAVELTEAYLQAIETANDAINAFVTVTPEKALEMAKASDARIAAGKAGALEGIPLGVKDLFATRDVHTQACSAVLSRFKPKYESTVTQNLWDDGAVMLGKLNMDEFAMGSSNESSHYGPVTNPWKASGSDQRLVPGGSSGGSAAAVAAHLCAGATATDTGGSIRQPAAFTGTVGIKPTYGRCSRWGIVAYASSLDQAGPIARDVRDAAILLKSMASVDAKDTTSVDIPVPDYEAALGQSLKGMRIGIPKEYRVEGMPEEIEKLWAQGVAWLKDAGAEVVDISLPHTKYALPAYYIVAPAEASSNLARYDGVRYGLRVDGKDIADMYEKTRAAGFGTEVKRRILIGTYVLSAGYYDAYYLRAQKVRTLIKRDFELAFNDVDTVLAPITPSSAFAIGDKELAADPVKMYLQDVFTVTVNMAGLPGLSVPAGLDAKGLPLGLQLIGRPFEESTLFKAAHVIEQAAGTFRPAKWW is encoded by the coding sequence ATGAGCGAACTGACCAGCCTGACCATTGCCGAAGCCCGCGCCAAACTGGCGGCGAAGGAATTCAAAGCCGTCGAGCTGACCGAAGCCTATCTGCAGGCGATCGAGACCGCGAACGATGCGATCAACGCCTTTGTGACGGTCACGCCGGAGAAGGCGCTGGAGATGGCCAAGGCCTCCGACGCGCGCATCGCCGCCGGCAAGGCCGGCGCGCTCGAGGGCATTCCGCTCGGTGTAAAGGACCTGTTTGCGACCCGCGACGTCCACACCCAGGCCTGCAGTGCGGTCCTCAGCCGGTTCAAGCCGAAATACGAATCGACCGTCACCCAGAACCTCTGGGACGACGGCGCCGTCATGCTCGGCAAGCTCAACATGGACGAGTTTGCCATGGGCTCGTCGAACGAAAGCTCCCATTACGGTCCGGTGACGAACCCGTGGAAGGCGAGCGGCTCCGATCAGCGCCTCGTGCCCGGCGGTTCGTCGGGCGGCTCGGCGGCTGCGGTCGCAGCCCATCTCTGCGCCGGTGCGACGGCGACCGACACCGGCGGCTCGATCCGCCAGCCGGCCGCGTTCACCGGCACCGTCGGCATCAAGCCCACCTATGGCCGCTGCTCGCGCTGGGGCATCGTCGCCTATGCGTCCTCCCTCGATCAGGCCGGCCCGATCGCCCGCGACGTTCGCGACGCCGCGATCCTCTTGAAGTCGATGGCGAGCGTCGACGCCAAGGACACGACCTCGGTCGACATTCCGGTTCCGGACTATGAGGCGGCGCTCGGCCAGTCGCTCAAGGGCATGCGGATCGGCATCCCGAAGGAATACCGCGTCGAGGGCATGCCGGAAGAGATCGAAAAACTCTGGGCGCAGGGCGTGGCCTGGCTGAAGGACGCCGGTGCCGAGGTCGTCGACATTTCCTTGCCGCACACCAAATACGCGCTGCCCGCCTACTATATCGTGGCACCGGCGGAAGCCTCGTCGAACCTCGCCCGCTATGACGGTGTCCGCTACGGCCTGCGGGTCGACGGCAAGGACATTGCCGACATGTACGAGAAGACCCGCGCCGCGGGCTTCGGCACCGAGGTCAAGCGGCGTATCCTCATCGGCACATACGTGCTGTCGGCCGGCTATTACGACGCTTATTACCTGAGAGCCCAGAAGGTCCGCACGCTGATCAAGCGCGATTTCGAGCTCGCCTTCAACGATGTCGATACCGTGCTCGCGCCGATCACGCCGTCGTCTGCCTTTGCCATCGGCGACAAGGAACTCGCCGCCGATCCGGTCAAGATGTACCTGCAGGACGTCTTCACGGTGACGGTGAACATGGCCGGGCTTCCGGGCCTTTCCGTTCCCGCCGGCCTCGACGCCAAGGGCCTGCCGCTCGGCCTGCAGCTCATCGGCCGGCCGTTCGAGGAGAGCACGCTCTTCAAGGCCGCGCACGTCATCGAACAGGCCGCCGGCACCTTCCGCCCGGCGAAGTGGTGGTAA
- a CDS encoding GNAT family N-acetyltransferase, producing MTEADAESVGEVGFAAWAANPVLNDFGTEMPECVHRAFCDFAATGSPVILVAERAGEIVGWTAREGDADYVSDLWVHPDHQGRGAGRALLEHVFSLMRGEGIERARIATHARNAGAIRLYERCGFVLVWRGMERSAAMQMDVEKVHLEKAL from the coding sequence ATGACCGAGGCCGACGCCGAAAGCGTCGGCGAAGTCGGCTTTGCCGCCTGGGCGGCGAACCCCGTCCTGAATGACTTCGGCACTGAGATGCCGGAGTGTGTGCACCGCGCCTTCTGCGATTTCGCGGCGACCGGTTCACCGGTCATTCTCGTCGCCGAACGCGCCGGCGAGATCGTCGGCTGGACCGCCCGCGAGGGCGATGCCGACTATGTCTCGGACCTGTGGGTTCATCCCGATCATCAGGGAAGGGGCGCCGGCAGGGCGCTTCTCGAACACGTTTTCTCCCTGATGCGGGGCGAGGGAATAGAACGCGCACGCATCGCCACCCACGCCCGCAATGCCGGCGCCATCCGATTGTACGAGCGCTGCGGCTTCGTCCTCGTCTGGCGTGGCATGGAGCGTTCTGCGGCGATGCAGATGGACGTCGAAAAGGTCCACCTGGAAAAGGCACTGTAG
- a CDS encoding DUF6105 family protein, whose product MKTFLIFWATPIVLLGGWYGLSYNDISFGYFMLTRQAHDMVFQIYGDILGIPPDTIPPLVARAIVFDSLFVFAIIALRKRRAIAAWWRTRQGTSVSEAPILDSAESLSRAP is encoded by the coding sequence ATGAAGACGTTCCTGATTTTTTGGGCGACGCCGATCGTGCTGCTCGGAGGCTGGTACGGCCTTTCCTACAACGACATCAGTTTCGGCTATTTCATGCTGACCCGACAGGCGCATGACATGGTCTTCCAGATCTACGGGGATATTCTCGGCATCCCGCCGGACACCATTCCGCCGCTGGTCGCACGCGCCATCGTGTTCGACAGCCTGTTCGTCTTCGCGATCATCGCCTTGCGCAAGCGCCGTGCGATTGCCGCCTGGTGGCGGACGCGTCAGGGCACGTCCGTGTCGGAAGCGCCCATTCTCGATAGCGCGGAAAGCCTGTCGAGGGCACCCTGA
- a CDS encoding GNAT family N-acetyltransferase yields the protein MFFVRTASERDVEALRGLLAESFHSTYDGFYGPEKVQQLIDAWHSLPALKARVEKKGGEFLVADDGRRLGGMAYAAMSKTMTKTAMLHQLYVRPSCQRMGIGRDLFAELETCFPDAEIMRLEVEPRNAAAIAFYEAHGFTEVDRTTSCGGPDSGLPAIIMEKPLG from the coding sequence ATGTTCTTCGTCCGCACGGCGAGCGAGCGCGATGTCGAAGCGCTGCGTGGCCTGCTGGCGGAGTCCTTCCATTCCACCTATGACGGCTTCTACGGACCGGAGAAGGTGCAACAGCTCATCGATGCCTGGCATTCGCTGCCGGCGCTGAAGGCGCGGGTGGAGAAGAAGGGCGGCGAGTTCCTCGTCGCCGACGACGGGCGGCGGCTCGGCGGCATGGCCTATGCCGCCATGTCGAAGACGATGACGAAGACCGCCATGCTGCACCAGCTCTACGTGCGGCCTTCCTGCCAGCGCATGGGCATCGGCCGTGATCTCTTTGCCGAGCTCGAGACCTGCTTTCCGGATGCGGAGATCATGCGTCTGGAGGTCGAGCCGCGAAACGCCGCGGCCATCGCCTTTTACGAGGCGCACGGCTTCACCGAGGTCGACCGCACGACGAGCTGCGGCGGCCCGGATTCGGGCCTGCCGGCGATCATCATGGAAAAGCCGCTCGGCTGA
- a CDS encoding YjhX family toxin — protein sequence MDISRNEQRILHLLAQGGRIEIYRNDRRKIENARCFSRDGWLYPGFDLLLFRKLKRLKAISSKAGHPYRITERGLRLVRAELDNR from the coding sequence ATGGACATCTCGCGCAACGAACAGCGCATCCTTCACCTGCTCGCCCAGGGCGGGCGGATCGAAATCTATCGCAATGACAGACGCAAGATCGAGAACGCCCGGTGCTTCTCGCGCGACGGCTGGCTCTATCCCGGCTTCGACCTTCTCCTCTTCCGAAAACTGAAGCGGCTGAAGGCGATCAGCTCGAAGGCCGGACACCCTTACCGGATCACCGAAAGGGGGCTGCGGCTCGTCAGGGCGGAACTGGACAACAGGTAA
- a CDS encoding metal-dependent hydrolase, which translates to MKITWLGHSAFRIETGKARILIDPFFTGNPGFEGLDLKEAAADVTHILLTHGHGDHVGDTLAIAKESGATVVANFDLCMWLAHKGLENYSPGNTGGTIDMDSFTVTFTNALHSSASITEDGVSHSLGNPNGLMLHFDDGASLLHMGDTDIFSDMALINELHRPDIGIVPIGDRFTMGGAVAALACQRFFNFEVALPCHYGSFPIIDQTPEKFVAGMEGTKTKVATPKPGESLDL; encoded by the coding sequence ATGAAAATCACCTGGCTCGGGCATTCCGCCTTCCGCATCGAAACCGGCAAGGCCCGCATTCTCATCGATCCCTTCTTCACCGGCAATCCGGGCTTCGAGGGTCTCGACCTCAAAGAAGCGGCTGCCGACGTCACCCACATCCTGCTGACCCACGGCCATGGCGACCATGTCGGCGATACGCTTGCGATCGCGAAGGAAAGCGGTGCGACGGTCGTCGCCAATTTCGACCTCTGCATGTGGCTCGCCCACAAGGGGCTGGAAAACTATTCGCCGGGCAATACCGGCGGCACCATCGACATGGATAGCTTCACCGTCACCTTCACAAATGCGCTGCATTCCTCCGCCTCGATCACCGAGGATGGTGTTTCCCACTCGCTCGGCAATCCGAACGGCCTGATGCTGCATTTCGACGACGGCGCCTCGCTGCTCCACATGGGCGACACAGATATCTTCTCCGACATGGCGCTGATCAACGAGTTGCATCGCCCCGACATCGGCATCGTTCCGATCGGCGACCGCTTTACGATGGGCGGTGCCGTCGCCGCGCTCGCCTGCCAGCGTTTCTTCAATTTCGAGGTTGCGCTACCCTGCCATTACGGCTCCTTCCCGATCATCGACCAGACGCCGGAGAAGTTCGTCGCCGGCATGGAGGGAACGAAGACGAAGGTCGCCACGCCGAAGCCCGGCGAGAGCCTCGACCTCTGA
- a CDS encoding GNAT family N-acetyltransferase produces METESVTIRKAGQGDVPAIVAMFANDSLGGHGDTTDPSALPDYRAAFRLIDQSPNETLYVAVKGGEVVGTFQTLITTTLTGRGGSSMIVEAVHTRADCRGQGVGEAMIRFCLDEARRQGLRQVQLTSNAKRTDAHRFYGRLGFEASHIGFKFKLK; encoded by the coding sequence ATGGAAACTGAGTCTGTCACCATCCGGAAGGCCGGCCAAGGCGACGTGCCGGCGATCGTCGCGATGTTCGCAAACGATTCGCTCGGCGGCCACGGCGACACCACGGACCCTTCAGCACTGCCGGACTATCGGGCGGCATTCCGCCTCATCGATCAATCCCCGAACGAAACGCTTTATGTGGCCGTGAAAGGCGGGGAGGTGGTCGGGACCTTTCAGACCCTGATCACCACGACCCTGACCGGCCGCGGCGGCTCCTCGATGATCGTCGAGGCGGTGCATACGCGGGCGGATTGCCGCGGGCAGGGCGTCGGCGAGGCAATGATCCGCTTCTGTCTTGACGAGGCGAGGCGGCAGGGGCTGCGTCAGGTGCAACTCACCTCCAATGCGAAGCGCACGGATGCCCACCGCTTCTACGGACGGCTCGGTTTCGAGGCCAGTCACATCGGCTTCAAGTTCAAGCTGAAATGA
- the ruvX gene encoding Holliday junction resolvase RuvX codes for MATLTIEQLAGFLKPGQAIAGLDLGTKTIGVAMSDLGRRFSTPRPVIKRVKFTKDAEVLLDFAAREKVAAFVIGLPMNMDGSSGPRVQATRAFVRTMSDKTDIPFILWDERLSTVAAERALLEMDVSRAKRAERIDSAAAAFILQGALDRLSALSRMGASDTDVP; via the coding sequence ATGGCCACGCTGACGATCGAGCAACTCGCAGGCTTCCTGAAGCCCGGCCAGGCGATTGCCGGTCTCGATCTCGGCACCAAGACGATCGGGGTCGCGATGTCGGACCTCGGTCGCCGCTTTTCCACCCCCCGCCCGGTCATCAAGCGCGTCAAGTTCACCAAGGACGCCGAGGTGTTGCTCGATTTCGCGGCACGGGAGAAGGTCGCCGCCTTCGTCATCGGCCTGCCGATGAACATGGACGGCTCGTCAGGACCACGCGTCCAGGCGACGCGGGCCTTCGTGCGCACGATGTCCGACAAAACCGATATTCCCTTCATCCTGTGGGACGAGCGGCTTTCGACGGTCGCAGCGGAACGCGCACTTCTCGAAATGGACGTGTCACGGGCCAAGCGTGCCGAACGCATCGACTCGGCGGCCGCGGCCTTTATCCTTCAGGGTGCCCTCGACAGGCTTTCCGCGCTATCGAGAATGGGCGCTTCCGACACGGACGTGCCCTGA
- a CDS encoding GNAT family N-acetyltransferase encodes MITIRSARQDEAAILADVGLRAWEKAMIPVGETKAMVENARLAFWNFVSSEWLTITVIEQNGDVAGWAARENLDEDITDFWIDPVFQGQGLGTALLAAVEGEIRHLGFEKATLETHAMNREGLHFFEKHGYSVHWLTVAYNPKLDRDIQTVGLAKAFVAPEPVGYGQEF; translated from the coding sequence ATGATCACGATCCGCAGTGCACGGCAGGATGAGGCGGCGATCCTCGCCGATGTCGGGCTGCGCGCCTGGGAGAAGGCGATGATCCCCGTCGGCGAAACGAAAGCCATGGTCGAGAACGCGCGCCTTGCCTTCTGGAACTTCGTCAGCTCCGAATGGCTTACGATCACGGTGATCGAGCAGAACGGCGACGTCGCCGGCTGGGCAGCGCGCGAAAACCTCGACGAGGACATCACGGATTTCTGGATCGACCCGGTTTTCCAGGGGCAGGGCCTCGGCACGGCCCTGCTGGCAGCCGTCGAAGGCGAAATCCGCCATCTGGGCTTCGAGAAGGCGACCCTCGAGACACACGCGATGAACCGCGAAGGTCTGCATTTCTTCGAGAAGCACGGCTATTCCGTGCACTGGCTGACGGTCGCCTACAACCCCAAGCTCGACCGCGACATCCAGACGGTCGGCCTCGCCAAGGCTTTCGTCGCACCGGAGCCGGTCGGATACGGCCAGGAATTCTGA
- a CDS encoding NADH:ubiquinone oxidoreductase subunit NDUFA12, giving the protein MKQLLLQLFTWWNGQTMGTRFFTWRNGKRVGEDEFGNVYYEGGMTSFGLPRRWVIYNGYAEASKISADWHGWMHHRTDVPPTKEDYKAREWQKPHRPNYTGSSLAYRPQGSIAVPGERPRVTGDYDAWTPGN; this is encoded by the coding sequence ATGAAGCAGCTTCTGTTGCAACTTTTCACCTGGTGGAACGGCCAGACAATGGGCACGCGCTTCTTCACCTGGCGCAATGGCAAGCGCGTCGGCGAAGACGAGTTCGGCAATGTCTATTACGAAGGCGGCATGACCTCCTTTGGTCTCCCGCGCCGCTGGGTCATCTACAACGGTTATGCCGAGGCTTCGAAGATTTCGGCGGACTGGCACGGCTGGATGCATCACCGCACGGACGTTCCTCCGACCAAGGAGGATTACAAGGCGCGCGAGTGGCAGAAGCCCCACCGGCCGAACTACACCGGTTCCTCGCTCGCCTATCGTCCGCAGGGTTCGATTGCCGTTCCGGGCGAGCGTCCGCGCGTAACCGGCGACTACGACGCCTGGACGCCCGGCAACTGA
- the gatB gene encoding Asp-tRNA(Asn)/Glu-tRNA(Gln) amidotransferase subunit GatB: MTIVDTRTPDPKRLIPGATGDWEVVIGMEVHAQVTSNAKLFSGASTTFGNAPNSNVSLVDAAMPGMLPVINEECVRQAVRTGLGLKAKINNRSIFDRKNYFYPDLPQGYQISQFKDPIVGEGRIVISLGPDRQGNFEDIEIGIERLHLEQDAGKSMHDQHPTMSYVDLNRSGVALMEIVSKPDMRSSDEAKAYMTKLRSIVRYLGTCDGNMDEGSMRADVNVSVRKPGGAFGTRCEIKNVNSIRFIGQAIEYEARRQIAILEDGGEIDQETRLFDPGKGETRAMRSKEEAHDYRYFPDPDLLPLEFDDAFVEALKKDLPELPDDKKARFVADLGLSVYDASVLVSEKAIADYFEAVAEGRDGKAAANWVINDLLGALNKAGKTIEETPVSPAQLGGIIDLIKDGTISGKIAKDLFEIVWNEGGDPAALVESRGMKQVTDTGAIEKAVDDIIAANPDQVAKVLAKPTLAGWFVGQVMKATGGKANPQAVQALVKLKLGIEE; encoded by the coding sequence ATGACCATTGTTGACACGCGCACGCCTGACCCGAAACGCTTGATCCCCGGCGCCACCGGCGATTGGGAGGTGGTGATCGGCATGGAAGTCCATGCCCAGGTGACCAGCAACGCCAAGCTCTTCTCGGGGGCCTCGACCACCTTCGGCAACGCGCCGAATTCCAACGTTTCGCTCGTCGACGCGGCGATGCCGGGCATGTTGCCGGTGATCAATGAGGAATGCGTCAGGCAGGCTGTGCGCACCGGCCTCGGACTCAAGGCGAAGATCAACAACCGCTCGATCTTCGACCGCAAGAACTATTTCTATCCGGACCTGCCGCAGGGCTACCAGATCTCGCAGTTCAAGGATCCGATCGTCGGCGAGGGCAGGATCGTGATCTCGCTCGGTCCCGACCGTCAGGGCAATTTCGAGGATATCGAGATCGGCATCGAGCGCCTGCACCTCGAGCAGGACGCCGGCAAGTCGATGCACGACCAGCATCCGACCATGTCCTATGTGGATCTCAACCGCTCGGGCGTCGCGCTGATGGAGATCGTCTCCAAGCCCGACATGCGCTCGTCCGACGAGGCCAAGGCCTACATGACCAAGCTGCGCTCGATCGTGCGCTACCTCGGCACCTGCGACGGCAACATGGACGAAGGCTCGATGCGCGCCGACGTCAACGTCTCCGTACGCAAGCCGGGCGGCGCCTTCGGCACCCGCTGTGAGATCAAGAACGTCAACTCCATCCGCTTCATCGGCCAGGCGATCGAATACGAGGCCCGTCGCCAGATTGCCATCCTCGAGGACGGCGGCGAGATCGACCAGGAAACCCGCCTCTTCGACCCCGGCAAGGGTGAAACCCGCGCCATGCGATCGAAGGAAGAGGCGCATGATTACCGCTATTTCCCCGATCCGGACCTCCTGCCACTCGAATTCGACGATGCCTTCGTCGAGGCGCTGAAGAAGGACCTGCCGGAACTACCGGACGACAAGAAGGCCCGTTTCGTCGCCGATCTCGGCCTGTCCGTCTACGACGCTTCCGTGCTCGTCTCGGAAAAGGCGATCGCCGACTATTTCGAGGCCGTGGCCGAAGGCCGCGACGGCAAGGCCGCAGCCAACTGGGTCATCAACGACCTGCTCGGTGCGTTGAACAAAGCCGGAAAAACCATTGAAGAGACTCCGGTTTCGCCCGCCCAGCTCGGCGGCATCATCGACCTCATCAAGGACGGCACGATCTCCGGCAAGATCGCCAAGGATCTCTTCGAGATCGTCTGGAACGAGGGCGGTGACCCGGCGGCGCTCGTCGAGAGCCGCGGCATGAAGCAGGTGACCGATACCGGCGCGATCGAAAAGGCGGTCGACGACATCATCGCCGCCAATCCCGACCAGGTCGCCAAGGTGCTTGCCAAGCCGACGCTCGCCGGCTGGTTCGTCGGCCAGGTGATGAAGGCGACCGGCGGCAAGGCCAATCCGCAGGCCGTGCAGGCGCTCGTCAAGCTGAAGCTCGGAATCGAGGAGTGA
- a CDS encoding alkylphosphonate utilization protein produces MSDDDYVYDEVTGEWRPASEMAAQAAAAAEVRDSAGNVLADGDSVTLIKDLKVKGTSTTLKQGTVIKSIRLTENPEEVDCRHDAIKGLVLRTEFLRKR; encoded by the coding sequence ATGTCCGACGATGATTATGTATACGACGAAGTAACCGGCGAATGGCGGCCGGCCTCCGAAATGGCAGCGCAGGCCGCAGCAGCGGCCGAGGTTCGCGACAGCGCCGGCAACGTGCTCGCCGACGGTGATTCCGTCACCCTCATCAAGGACTTGAAGGTCAAGGGCACCAGCACGACCCTGAAGCAGGGGACCGTCATCAAGTCGATCCGCCTCACGGAGAATCCGGAGGAGGTCGACTGCCGCCACGACGCCATCAAGGGCCTGGTGCTGCGCACCGAATTCTTGCGCAAGCGGTAA
- the gatC gene encoding Asp-tRNA(Asn)/Glu-tRNA(Gln) amidotransferase subunit GatC — protein sequence MSVDLATVKRVAHLARIALNEEDAERMMGELNGILGFVEQLSEVDVTGVEPMTSVTPMAMKKRKDEVTDGSKADDIVANAPETDRNFFLVPKVVE from the coding sequence ATGTCCGTTGATCTCGCCACCGTGAAGCGTGTTGCGCATCTTGCCCGCATTGCCCTCAATGAAGAGGATGCGGAGCGGATGATGGGTGAGCTGAACGGCATTCTCGGCTTCGTCGAGCAGCTCTCCGAGGTCGATGTCACCGGCGTCGAGCCGATGACGTCGGTCACGCCGATGGCGATGAAGAAGCGCAAGGACGAGGTCACCGACGGCAGCAAGGCGGACGATATCGTCGCCAATGCGCCGGAGACCGATCGCAATTTCTTCCTCGTGCCGAAGGTTGTCGAATAA